A segment of the Bactrocera neohumeralis isolate Rockhampton chromosome 3, APGP_CSIRO_Bneo_wtdbg2-racon-allhic-juicebox.fasta_v2, whole genome shotgun sequence genome:
tataaaatatttgttaatcaGTGTTGACATGAGATTAAACATTAGAACTGCTTAATGTTTacgattttatacaaaatttaccATTTGTAACACTGTGTTGTTATGTATTCTGGCTTTAGATTTTGATTACACAGGTAAGTATCTAATTTCGAAACTACTTGTTTGGATGtttttaagaacaaaataaataaatttctaattaTGGATATTATAGCGACATACGAAATAGATCaaacataattgaaaatgtCATATATACAGCATTAAATGACAGTGGATACACGTAATAATATTGATTTCAGCAACCCTGTGTCACAGCGTCGATTTAATTGTCGATATTAATATCGTTggtaatataataattttctgttttgCTAAAGATAAGTTTTGCTCTGTTattcaaaagaaattattgtAATTGATTATACATTAATATGAGTGATCCGCTGCAAAAATCTGGGAGAATGACTGTTGTCTCGCAAGAGCTATCAGATCTTAAGTTTGTAAAACTTCACAGCCCCAAGATGAAGAGTGTCTATTGGCAGCATTTTGGATTTCCTACTAATGAACATGATCGCATCATCACAAAACAAAACGTTGTTTGCACATTATGCCACAAAGTTTTAACGAACCATGGCAATACAACGAATTTGCGCGCACATTTACAACACCGTCATAaggatatttttcaaaaaatttgtattgaaaatggTATACGAATTCCACCACGTCGTCCACTCACAAAAGCTGGCAACGGTGGTACAGGTCCCGGTCGAATGGCCGTAAAACGTGATCCTCTTCGACAGAAAGTTAAAATGGAATGTAGGGACACCATTCAGGACACTTCAAACACAGGAAGCTTACAAGGAGAAGAACCATCAATGCTCTATGAGACAATGGTCCCTATGACATACGAAGACGATGACGTTATTGATAACGATCATTTTGTCAAAGTTGAAGTTTCAGGTTCAGGTAATGGGTTAAAACCAAAGAGTAACATAACTGAACATAATACCATGGAAGTAATAACTATGAATGCAAAGTATACTTCCGGGCCTAACTATCGGTCGGAAATGGGAGAGATGGTTAATCAATATCAATTACAAGATGCATTGGTAAATATGGTCATTAACGATGTTCGCAATGTGGATACATTATATGACCAGGGTATGTCTATATTTATACGCACACTCTGCGGCAACGTGGAATTACCATCtgataaaaaggttttaaaaaaattaattacaaactttgttaaatatataaatttaacttgtttatttttagattGAAGAGCTTATTCGAGAATTGCATAGCGACAAACTAACAACACtttcaaatcaaattaaaatgcaCTCACAAATTAAGCCATATTCATTGGgctttgaaatttggaaaaatgttgaaaacaaaCACTTCATGTCCATATATTTCAACTATACCACAGATGCACCAGAATACAATCTATTAAACCAATTATATTGTACAGTGGAATATAACAAGTTCACGTCTATAGatgaaatatttgaagaattcaatttggaaaattgtGCAGCAGCTATTGTGAGCTATGAATATGATGACTAtcttaaacactttttgaaaagcaaaagtatgtatatatattttgaaacagaagtatattttctctttgtttATTGAAAACTGAATCTTAGTTTTAAGTTCTTTTCTCACAAATTAAGAATGTTATCATCGCTATTTTCGAGTCAATATAAATACTTAATCCTAAAATGTTAAAAGTATTTAGAATTAGTTctctatatttttattagttccctatattttaatttcaacaaacTATGAAAATCTACAACTATAAATGGTGGTATAATGGATTACTTAACACATCtacataattttacaaaaaactttCTTCAATTCATACAGATATTCCCATTATATTATCCTACGATGTAACTGTGGACAAGTGTTTAAAATTGGTATTTTCTTTGCCCGATGTTATTTCAATAATTGATCAAGTTAAAGAAATGATAATGCGCTATGGATCAGAGATTAGCTCAAaggtatatttataaaacacaaaaaaaaattattacttataaCTTCTTAACTATTTTAATAGGATGTAGACATTCCTACAATAAATGATGAATTCCCTTGGACATTTTATGaacttttgaagtttttttctgaGACTGTATCATGGCCTGAAGACGTAGACATATTGGTTGCATCGTCAAAAGTCATTGTGGATACGTTAAATATATTGGCCGTATGAGAAATAAAAAACCTTTGTCTTTTAAGCACACAAATtaaatctgattttttttacagataacTTTGGATACACTAAAAGGTGAGGAAATTCCTCACAGTAGTATGTTGTCACCCATCACatcaaaaatagtaaataagaAATTGGCTTTGGGCGATACTGATGACGAATTGGTGgcaaacataaaaacaacaattagtAGTGAGCTTCAAAATGT
Coding sequences within it:
- the LOC126753441 gene encoding uncharacterized protein LOC126753441, whose translation is MSDPLQKSGRMTVVSQELSDLKFVKLHSPKMKSVYWQHFGFPTNEHDRIITKQNVVCTLCHKVLTNHGNTTNLRAHLQHRHKDIFQKICIENGIRIPPRRPLTKAGNGGTGPGRMAVKRDPLRQKVKMECRDTIQDTSNTGSLQGEEPSMLYETMVPMTYEDDDVIDNDHFVKVEVSGSGNGLKPKSNITEHNTMEVITMNAKYTSGPNYRSEMGEMVNQYQLQDALVNMVINDVRNVDTLYDQGMSIFIRTLCGNVELPSDKKIEELIRELHSDKLTTLSNQIKMHSQIKPYSLGFEIWKNVENKHFMSIYFNYTTDAPEYNLLNQLYCTVEYNKFTSIDEIFEEFNLENCAAAIVSYEYDDYLKHFLKSKNIPIILSYDVTVDKCLKLVFSLPDVISIIDQVKEMIMRYGSEISSKDVDIPTINDEFPWTFYELLKFFSETVSWPEDVDILVASSKVIVDTLNILAITLDTLKGEEIPHSSMLSPITSKIVNKKLALGDTDDELVANIKTTISSELQNVVIADHHLTIAALLDPRFHRLTTVKNLGKCIQILTSKYNQMHQQDVGTIAMTKDTIEHKPATSTSRKSNLEIFFDIQDEPAPISVPQEDCNIENDLKRYRTEVYVNLDESPFSWWNKLGHVYGSLKRLAPIYQCMPCVVNMNFKKPVKQQIYEQHKRFMLTGTLIDAILFLHNNNDNKFD